Within Plodia interpunctella isolate USDA-ARS_2022_Savannah chromosome 17, ilPloInte3.2, whole genome shotgun sequence, the genomic segment CAAGCTGCCCGCCGGACTCAGGGTCAACGACGATGAAGTGAGAACACAATTGTTTATTCAACAGTCAAACCGCGGCCCAAAGATTTTTTCGTCATACTAAATTTCTCGTAAAGCCTTCATCTTAGTTTGGTACCAGACGACGGAAAATGGGaacagttttaattttcttaatcttaccaaaaatacttagtacatttttgtttgtatttagtGTTTTATAAATTGCCCTCCCCAGGTATCTCCCCTAGGTACGTCCAAGTATTACTTCATGAAACGAGTTGAGTGAGAtgcgcacacacacacacacatttggCAGGATGAAATGATTTATACttatctaaaatttataatttatttccaggACTTGTCTTTGTCGCaaataaagaagaatataAAAGGCAATGAACCCAggaaatttttcaaaaatatgcgCCCCGGTAGTAAGAAGTAGCCGTAATGATCAACTTTTGGATATCTATGTCATAAGCACaaccaatttaaatttattccttGTTAATGATTGTTATAAGAAGTATCTTTgcgttaattttgattaaataaactattaattttatcttaagtattcattttaatacatataaaatgtaattattgtaatattgtaaagcGGTGAGTAGTCCTCTCTATTAGGTGCTAACTACTTCAAACCATTTTTGCTAGTGAGTATATTATGGTAGGTACAGTactttagatagatagatagataaaaccctttattgcaccattcacaaaggagtacAGTTACAACAACTTTAAGTActtttgaagcggtggtgatgTAATGACAAGACTATAATGAGAAGAAAGTTGTATGTGATGAATTGTATGAAGAATAAGATTATAGAATATACatgtacaataatattttatgtaggttCCTACATCAGTCAATATGTTATTactatcaatacatataattctAGGCAGCATAATCTTTGACCTTAGCCTGATTGTGGTGTGGTTCAAACAAACGAAAAAATCTtcattgacattgacagccTGCCTACCCCTCCGCCCTTCTTGCCTTTCCCCGCGAATACCTACCAAGGTGTCAAGTTACAGGGGAAAAGAttgagaaaattattaaaaattaccaaaaatcgttaaaatataatattgctatatcaaattttgattaactaattacaaaaatgcaggtgagtttttaaaatgtttttcaatcAGAATATGTAAATACCGAACTCACCTAActgtaatttttcaaaaccttatatttttagaaccCAAACGAGGATACAGAATGGAACGATGTCTTACGTGCGAAGGGAATTATTCCTCCGAAGGAAACGGAGGTCTCGGAGGCTGATATAGTGAATATGATCGAGGAGACAATTCAGCAAAAACAAGCTGAAAGTAAGTTAGGTTAACACCTGTTGGTAAAATGGCCTGTTAGATGGACTAAAACCACATAATATGATACTCATTTGATAATACTACTATCACTGAAcattttagataataatactaatttataagCGTGTGAAATTATTCCTGTATTAGTATAGTGAGTCATCAATCCCTATATCTTACTGGTGTGAAGGCTCATTGTGAAGTTGGGTGGGTCATCTCATCATCAGTATgtgcaatacaaataaataaaattaatatgtgcaatacaaataaattgcaaaagacaaatcacactacATCATTCCTCTTCAGAGTATGACTAGAGCAACAAGTGCTTTGAAAAGTGTACAACAAGGCCTTTATGTGTCTTCCGAATATCATGAAGAGGCCATAGTTATGTTGCCGACCTATTTAGTATATTAAGGAAATCTGATATTGTTTTAGAGGACAAGCAGCTCTCTGAGTTAGATTTGGATGGTTTGGACGAGCTCGAGGACTCTGAAGACGAGGCAGTATTAGAGGAATACAGGCGGAAGCGTATTGCTGAGCTCAAGAGACTGTCAGAGAAACCTCGCTTTGGTGACGTGAGAGAAGTTTCTGGCCAAGATTATGTACAAGAAGTCAATAAGGCAGGGGAAGGGATTTGGGTGGTAATTCATTTATACAAACAAgggtaagattttattacaacattGATATACTGATTGAATTGGAAAGCTATTAAGGGATTCTATTTCCAAGCTTactaaagataaatttatttggtatCCTATCCTCCTTTTTAACCCCCAAGGAGGGGGTCTCGGAAATGGATGAAAAGGTTCCAACCACCCTGATCACCCTTCTGGTGCTTGCTTTGCTGACATCCCCAaccaagaaataataaaatcctgTCCctatttcttataatttttttataccaccTCTCCATTTTGtaacttttcaaattaataatttgaatgtgTTTGGTTTGACCACAATCTAGCCTTGCACATGTttacatgtatagatattttgtgatatttgtgtatttacaACATGAatgattgaaatattatattccatTCCAGAATCCAACAATGCGCACTTGTAAACCAGCACATGCGGGCACTCGCACAGAAATATCCGTACACAAAGTTCCTAAGGGCCTTCTACCAAACTTGTATCCCGAACTACCCGGAGAGAAACCTGCCCAGCGTGTTTGTGTATTTCGAGGGAGATATGAAGAAACAGTTTGTTGGACCGCATGAACTCAGAGGCACCTCCCTTACTTGTGATGGTAAATTGTTTTGTCTtcttacaattaatttttttttgcaatagcTAGAGACAACATAGATTTATCTAAAAACGTAACAGGTTTATTCTTATCTTATGCAattggttttttaaatactagctGTTGTTCACAACTCCACCCACGTTAGCCTATATTTGACCTTGGATCATTATCTATTTCTATTgcaaatgtcatcaaaatcggcccagtggtttagctgtgaatgtatgacaatatttataatattagtatagatttagtagatcctattttatttcagaattgGAATACTTACTGGGCCAAGCCGGTGCAGTCGACACGAAGATGAAGGAGGACCCGAGACCAAAAATTAAGGACAAATTGTTCACAGATCTCGGAAACAATGACTGGTGATGACGAAAGACAGTTTCATAGtcagttttattgtaatttgttatTCTGGTGTTTCAATCAGGAATTGTACTAAGGTTCGGgtaattttgtatgtgtaaTGTGTTTTTAGCTTGACTTAAttcatttctattttgtaacttccacataaaaaatacatcttaGTGGTAAACATTGTTCTAAGAAATATAGGAGCTGATATATgagatacatatatttttgaacaatatataatatttatatatgtataaaattgttatgacAACTTAATACTGTCTAGAAAAATATCTCAAGATTTCCAAACAATCATGTAAAAAATCCCTTAGTGTTGTCAGGCGtgttttatctaaattatagAACCCCTAGGTCGTAACAATATAGTGCTTATATCTTAGCTCTCATATACTTAGTTTAGCCTGTGTTCTTTCAAAATAACACATTATGTGGGTGAGTGGCAAAAAAGGGCGAGTTTACCTAAATTCTTTGGTAAAAAAGATCTACACGTtactgtatattatatattgatatttatttatttttgtacatacacTGACTGGGaagtaagaaatattattttattgtagtctTAAGTTGTTaaaggtaaattaaatttattttacctacATATAGTATTAAAGGCTAGTTATTATAACTAGAATGTTGTATTGTATGGAACATGTAACATTCATGCTTTGCAGTGGTATGGTTGCTTGGgcccataataaaatatattcatatttatgcattaatattttgcatttaacttcatttaaatgtaattataagtCGTTATGGCGTCTCTATCAGCAGACAGTTGTAATATATACACTCGAACAGAACTACTTTATTTGAAATTCGgtgaaatatatacttttcaaaattcgGACGCAAGATTTTGGTTAAAACTGTGTTTTGTTGTGTCGCGGTACCAATTTACGAaaccaattttattgatatataaaaaaggtttACGTACATTATTGtgcgtgtaaataaaaaaaaactgtatttggagaaaataatatgtgtgACCGCGTTTTCTTTTcgtgttataataattatctcaCTTCGAAATTAAACGTATTTTGTGTTACAAAGTATTTAAACTTACGAATAGTTTGAtgagattatttaattttagatttaagtcTCAATATGTTTGTtcagtaatgaaataaataagattttaatttatggaactaataaaaaaaattggtgctagattatttgtatttattgttaattacaTGTAATATTCCACGTCATGAAACTTACATTTGTTAAGGGCCTGTACACCGCaccaccactttctgataaaattttatattgtaatctggcaaataaaactaactgcTACATCAATCTGCCTGATGGTACCAGGTAGCCCTATCCAACACTAATGAAAcccaaattttaaaactactcatatgttacatatagtcTATTCGATACTTTCAAACAAGCAGTGAAACGGGTCcaaaaccatttttatttaacctatCTCCCCCAGATCTCCCCCATTCGTCAAACAATCTGTTTTAGCAGCCCCTATGCAAGTTGATGGTGGTGACACACTTGGCGAGACAAGTCTCGACCGGCTGCCGCGACTTGATGCCCAGCTCGAACACCCGCATCAGTATACGCGCTGCGTGTTCCTGCAAACCAATCACAAGCTCTGGGAGTTTCTCGAGCACTGATTGGGTGATCTCTGGCTGGCTGGAGTCTATGCATTCAAGGATTGCGTCTAGACCTGTTGACAATGTTGAAAGTTTAGATTTAACacctataatttttataccagTCTCTCTCATCGGAGTTTTTCTTCCTCAGctattgagcgtcggagcccagggtttgCTTAATATAcagcaaaaattttaattttaaaataacaaatatttcaacgGTATTTCATAGATATGTCACGTAACGGTCACTCGAgccatattttatacaaacttagcttttatatacataatcaCGGGACTTAGCACGGGTACCTAGGTCTTtgctaaaatatgtatgtagttactaacggcccgccccggcttcgctcgggtaaaaccataaaaagtagcctatgttactcctgagcGTTACGTTTTATCTCTGTGAtcaaatctcatcaaaatcgacccagtagtttttgaggttatctacaataaaaatgcaaaccttttctctttataatattactagcggcccgtcccgatttcgctcaggtaaaaacataataaattaaatctctaaacctttctcaggaatcactattttatcgaacagacagacgcggtagaatcaaaatcaaatcatttattcagaaattaggccttcacaggcactttttcacgtcataatctaaattaaatgatgtttaccaaagctacaaactactagcatttcggaacgaccactgctgagaagaaatgccgaaagaaactcattcaaacagtgttggtccctattatgccagaagggcttaccattttttaaatataaatttatgtataattttttatcagtaatataacaatgtgaGTACACAATAAACGGCGGACAAAATAGAggacttcgttttataatagATCTGAATGATGGATGTGATATGACCTGGCTTGGTGTCGGGCACGGCGGGCAGCAGCTTGGCCAGCAGCGCGAGCGCGGCGGCGCGCAGCGGAGCGTGCGCATGCGCAGTGAGCGGCGCCAGCGCGCGCGCCAGCGtccgcgccgcgccgccgccgccccaCGCGCCGCCGCGACGCGCGCCCCACAACTCTATCTCCTACAGGAAGATGTTATATTGAGGTTCCAAGAGGTTTGTGTTTATCGGACTCACAATATAAGTTCATGCTTAATGTaagccgttgagtgttgttcaTTTATCGTATTAATAGGATATTAtcatctatataaataaataaactaaaatcatcattttgtttttcatcatTTCAGAAatgagtttatataaaatatttattcgattataaaaattcaaaacaacaAAACCTGAAAGCTTTTCGATCAATAGCACTAAACTCTCACTGGAGCGAAACGGGTGCACTATACagggtatctaacgcataaccttccaaaccTCGaccttttgacgacctcggcggcgcagtggtaaggttcttgccactgaaccgagaggtcctgggttcgatccccggtcgggtcatgatggaaaatgatctttttctgattggcccgagtcttggatgtttatctatatatgtatttgttataaaatatagtatcgttgagttagtatcccataacacaagtctcgaacttactttggggctagctcaatctgtatgatttgtcctgatatatttatttatttatttatttatttatttatttattttaaaggcgCATagggtacatagagactaacatcttttgttctacgacttttgtctaaacgtgataaatacaaacattttctttttttttttgttttaatgtcgtttctataaaacgtaaaagtctacgttcgattccgctacatagcgctactgtactgtctcgtgttgcttggctattacatagagttaacatgtGTGGAATCGCaaattacattgtattttatttaatataaaaagaaaactatgaATAACGAAAACTCgtctaataaaagttgcttgttttgatgtacccgagtagtctttaggaggtttagcgtttgataccagtaaccctgtatacagtctgttaaaaaaaagaaaaaaaccgattcatttttataccattgcaataccaaatatatattataatggtcaagatttatttgataaacGCACCATGTGTAGTTTCTTCACTTTGTTGACATACTGTCTCATAGATAGCATACCTGTATGCAGCAGAGAAGCTCGTCGGGGCTGTCGAGCCTGCGCTGCAGCGCCTGCAGCGGCTGCGGCGGCGGCAGCGCGGACGACGGCGCCGGCGCCTCCAGGCTGCTCAGGGCGCTCAGCGCTGGGATCGACCTGACGTTGATATATTTCAAatggatttattaaatataatatatatacatcagggcaaatcacacaggtcgagctagccccaaagtaagttcgagacttgtgttatgggatactaactcaatgatactatattttataacaaatacatatacacatccaagagccgggccaatcagaaaaagttcattttccatcatgacccgaccggggatcgaacccgggacctctcgattcagaggcaagcactttaccaccgcgccaccgaggtcgtcattcgtttgctttttaacttatttttgaaaattataatgaataaaagtaCCAGctactctctaatgaaaatactgtacgtcgaCGTGAGACGTggagataaattaatttatcgaactggcatggtctcgatagctcagtggtcaagagcactgtcccggatagacaggggcgcgggttcaattcccggtggatatttttattcagtgcGTATTATCTTTGAGAATAAATAGTAGTAAATAGGCGGtcggtgaatttcacgagcatTTTGAACTCCGCCGCTGGCTGTCGTTagtgtaataaattgtaccatacacagtaatcaatttaattattctattttataaataagtaaagtactggcacaatgttaatttttataaatgtttaatttaaaaacaaaatgattctttagtaaaaaaaaaaatatcggacACCAATGAAACGCCATCCGCCGCGttaaaacgctcgtgaaattcccCCAGTCGTGTTATGTTGGATAAATCCTAACATATTATCTGGGTATTATAGTAACCATGCTCACCCGAAACTGCTtgcgattttgataaaattatatatgtatattcagtAGGTAGGTTTTATGTTAAGTACATTGGCCACTGGTAAAGGAATAAATTACAACGTGTTCTCGGTTTCACATATTGACAGATAAGATTGCCGCCGAACGTTTTCAACATGCAAAATTGCGATTTTACCCCTAGTCTagccatacatatttaaatattttgttcaaattcaaatgtttctttttaattgtaacaGTATTTATGGCCagactaaatatatatttggaaattcataataattattttcgcaTTACCACTACACgctagatttaatttattataaaccaaCTATTTGAACTTCGAGACTAGGTttgagaaaatattgttttatttttacagcacGCGAACGAATACGGATCGGGTCGCCAATGAATAAATGAAGGAATACAAACGCGAGCGTGTCCCTGTGCGCGTGCAGCAGAGCGGCGGcgcgctgcggccgcgcggTCACGTAGCGGCGCAGCAGCGCGCACACGCGGTACTGCAGCGCGTTGTCTCGGCTGCTCTCGCGTCCGCCGCTGCTCTGCTTCGCTATGTTGAGGAAGCACTCCAGTATGTTGTGCACCTCCTCGCTAGGGTAGACAATGTTGTCATACAAAGGGTTTTAATAACttgtaacatattatttataattagtttaagACTCATTATAAGTGAATATTTGTAATCTTTATGagtcaataaagatttttaaaactaaacaaaacttTCGTTGATTGTAAATCCTAACTTCCTAACTGACATTATAAACGCGCAAGTAagtgttacctcttcacgctctatctactcgacaGATCATCTTGAAATGTTACATACGTGTAGTTcaaagtacggagaaggatatagggtatTTTCCGtgcggaaaaataattgttcccgtggaaaatgcCGACAATAGTACTCGAGACATGTAAGACGAAGACATAATTCTCAAGACTCCTCACCTCACCGACCCCTGTAACAAAGCGGCCGCCGTTACCTGACGTTGTCGGCGAACAGCTCCTCGTCGGGCAGCACCTCGACGGCCGCCAGGATGTGGTGGTGGTGCCGCTGGTGCTGCAGCAGCGACCCCCGTAACAAAGCGCCCGCGAGCGGCAAAGCGCGAGTTCCCGCTCGCTCCATGCGCGCCCACACGCTGCGGATACCGGCCTCCATGCGCTGGAGTCTGAACGGAATATTTACAGGAATAAAGTTgaaagtttttgtaaaaaaaaaacaaagttggTAAATGAAGTTGAactgtgggcgaagtgcgtgTTAGCATtgcacttctcaccatcgaatcgattccaagtgagacgcagcgaaccaatcacattgcagtgtggttgtcgtcgcgtcataATGTCGCATTGTGATTGGTCCGCTTACCTCGTAAACATTTCGTGAGAAACGTTTAATTTTGgtacatgagtttgtaaacCAAACTGATTAATCCCCGACccgcttccggtgaaggaaaacatcgtgagaaaacctccacactggttgacagttgaATTCACTAATGTGTGTGCCACTAGATATCGTAAGTCATGTCCGATctctttaggtgacttgaataaaatttgacaccagtATTAGCGAACACTCGATACCACGAAGCAAAAACAAACAGGCGTTTCATTGCCATTTTTCTAACATAAAATTAGGATGCAcggggctgaggcagacgAGTGGGCCAGCGTTTTCGCCATGCTTCCTTTCCGGACGGAAGACGGAATAAGTCCCATCACGtaaaacatgatatttttgcGCCTTTCATTTCAGCTGCTCCTTTCCAATATTTGGTCCGCGGTCGACACGAGAGAAGAACTCACTTGTTAGAGTTGTGGTTGGCGCTGGAAGCGGCCGCTATGGCGGTGAGCAGCGCGTGCGACACGCGGTCGGAGGCGCTGGTGGTcgcggccgccgccgccgacAGCGACGGCGACGTGCACACGCCGCGGCGGGCCGGCGGCCGCTCCTCGCACGTGCGCAGGAGTTGCAGGATCTTTGGCACCTTTGTCACAATATTGCGCGTAAAGCCCAAGACTGCAAAGTCCTTCTCTCATCTCTGCCTCCATTCGGGGCTGTAACGCCGCGATaggttagcgtaaaaaaatatttgaaaattcggctgacttcaaccctccttgggaatgctaaaGTTTCCTGTCAGCTACAAGGCCTCATGCGATATCCATGTTAAGATAGTAATCTATTATAGGGCGTGCACCACATTACggcaaaaataaacaaaatctgaATCTCATGCAATTctaatattatgcatgtataagtaaatttgtttatttgtttgttacctcttcacgctctatctactcaaccaatcttcttgaaattttgcatacatgtagtttgaagtatgaagaaggacatttcatcctggaaaattaCCGTGGACGAAGCcacgagcaaaagctagttagaaTAAAGTAACATtgctatttttaaactttcgcgttgcataaatATAAGCTCCGTGGCTTTGTAACGAGGTgcgaaacgtctgggaaataaaaaaggtatgtgcgcgtttaacaTAACAGAtatttactttcgtatttagtatataaagaaacattgcgttcaaaattttaattttaaaatagccaACGTCAACCAACGTCGCCAACACCAACCTTCATATACAACAATAAGAGTAGCATAGGATGTTCCCTGGCGGCGGCGAGCGCGCACGCCAGCAGCGCGTGCGGGGAGCCACAGCACCGCAGGATGAGAGGCAACCGGGACTCGATGCGGCGCCGCATCGCCTCGCCGCCGCCGGCGCGAGCTGTCTCCTCGGCCTCGGCGACCACGTAGCGGATCAGCACGTCCAACTGAATGGAgtgacaagatttttttacaacacgtttatttgttagacaaattagaaaaaaacgccaactttcaatatttatttcgctacaactttcgaacggctgaaccgattttcatgtaACACGGCTAAGAACGCTccggataaaattatctatgacacagaaaaaaaactaaacgaaaataaaagagGAAAAAGAGGAGCCACggtgccacagacagatacacagataaataaataaataaatatattgggacaaatcacacatagttcgagacttgtgttatgggatactaactcaacgatactatattttataataaatacatatataaataaacatccaagacccgggccaatcagaaaaagatcattttccatcatgacccgaccggggatcgaacccgggacctctcggttcagtggcaagaactttaccactgcgccaccgaggttgtcaacctaaacttataacatccaTATTTTTGCGTCTTGATTCCAACTAAAATGTCATATGAGCTAGCACTCCGTTTCATTCTTAGCGGTGAGGCCCCAAAGCCCCAGGtcagaataaaaacaaataaatttgtatgattttgctgtgattttacaaccggccgcttgCCTGACGTTAGTTCACTTTAgcaatgctattgttaccctTGACCGCCTTGTAAGACATCCAGGATATTATTTAGTGAAGaagtttatttgcataaaatgagacaacaatattaaaagaCAAAAcgattgtgtgtgtg encodes:
- the viaf gene encoding viral IAP-associated factor homolog — translated: MQNPNEDTEWNDVLRAKGIIPPKETEVSEADIVNMIEETIQQKQAEKDKQLSELDLDGLDELEDSEDEAVLEEYRRKRIAELKRLSEKPRFGDVREVSGQDYVQEVNKAGEGIWVVIHLYKQGIQQCALVNQHMRALAQKYPYTKFLRAFYQTCIPNYPERNLPSVFVYFEGDMKKQFVGPHELRGTSLTCDELEYLLGQAGAVDTKMKEDPRPKIKDKLFTDLGNNDW